The genomic DNA TTTTTCTTTGTAAAAAACTCCTATCAAAAACGTGGACTAGGAAGAAAACTGTTTGAAAAAGTTTTAAAAATTACCAAGGAAAAAGAGATTACTGTAAGTGCTCCACCTTGCTCTGTAGAGGTTATGAAAAATCTAGGTTTTGTTCCAACTGATAGTGAGCAAAATATAAATGGAATAGTTATTATTCCTATGGTATATGAAAGAGATAAGAAAGAGGTACAGATTTTAAAATGTAGAGATAAAGAGTTAGAGTTAGGAAAGAGAACTCTGATAATGGGAATACTCAATGTAACTCCAGACTCTTTTTCAGACGGTGGAGAGCACAATGGTTTGGAAGAAGCTATAAAACATGCTCAAAAAATGATAGATGAGGGAGCAGATATCATAGATATTGGTGGAGAATCAACAAGACCTGGACATACTCAGATAAGTGATGATGAGGAGATAGCTAGAGTTGTTCCTGTTATAAAAAAAGTTGTTGAATTGGGAGCTATTGTTTCTGTTGATACATATAAATACAGGGTGGCTGAAGCAGCTTTTGAGGCTGGGGCTCATATTTTAAATGATATATGGGGGCTACAATATGATAATGGAGAGATGGCTAAAGTTGTAAAAAAGTATAATGTGCCTGTAATAGCTATGCATAACCAAGTGGAAAAAGAGTATGAGAAAGATATAATATTTTCTATAAAAGAATTTTTTAAAAAAACCTATGAAATTGCTCATAAAAATGGTATTCTAAAAGAAAGTGTGATACTGGATCCAGGAATAGGATTTGGAAAGGGAATAGATGAGAACTTGGAGGTTCTTTCTAGATTAGAGGAATTAAGAGAGGAAGGAAGAATCCTTTTAGGAGCTTCAAGAAAGAGATTTATAGGAACTATTTTAAATGACTTACCACCTCAAGAGAGAGTGGAGGGAACTATAGCTACAACTGTGATAGGTATAGAAAAAGGTGTAGATATAGTAAGAGTTCATGATGTACTTACTAATAAAAGAGCAGCTATGGTAGCTGACAGAATAGTGAGAAAATAAAGTTGAGTAAAAAGATAAAGAAAATGTAGACAAAATAGAAAAAATAGTATATAATTGAAGTATAAATTTGAAAGAATATCAATTCCATAAGAGG from Candidatus Fusobacterium pullicola includes the following:
- the folP gene encoding dihydropteroate synthase encodes the protein MEIKKLEKNEINKALKLVWDVFSESEAFNYNRKGVEEFRKFLDYRDLINTFDIYGTYDKKELIGVIALQDGQHICFFFVKNSYQKRGLGRKLFEKVLKITKEKEITVSAPPCSVEVMKNLGFVPTDSEQNINGIVIIPMVYERDKKEVQILKCRDKELELGKRTLIMGILNVTPDSFSDGGEHNGLEEAIKHAQKMIDEGADIIDIGGESTRPGHTQISDDEEIARVVPVIKKVVELGAIVSVDTYKYRVAEAAFEAGAHILNDIWGLQYDNGEMAKVVKKYNVPVIAMHNQVEKEYEKDIIFSIKEFFKKTYEIAHKNGILKESVILDPGIGFGKGIDENLEVLSRLEELREEGRILLGASRKRFIGTILNDLPPQERVEGTIATTVIGIEKGVDIVRVHDVLTNKRAAMVADRIVRK